Proteins from a single region of Geothrix sp. PMB-07:
- the rsmH gene encoding 16S rRNA (cytosine(1402)-N(4))-methyltransferase RsmH — protein MMTTPIHVPVLLQEVLDHLVLPPAARILDLTLGLGGHAEALLAKADAASRYLGVDRDPEARALATKRLGSDGRLSLLASAYEDLWEDSHFQAWKAAQAPDGFDAILADLGVSTLQLRSPERGFSFRDEGPLDMRMDQEHGLSARAWIAEQTDESLADAIYQYGEERASRPIARAILRALHEGRLETTHDLAKAVYTVIPREPAKRKGHSDPATRTFQGIRIAVNGELDRLAASLEAAVSHLRVGGRLAVISFHSLEDRIVKQTLRRLAGIYDGPGRTAPIELPKVLKLIHAGGIAPSEAEAAANPPSRSARLRVAERIA, from the coding sequence ATGATGACGACCCCCATTCATGTCCCTGTGCTGCTTCAGGAGGTGCTCGACCACCTGGTGCTGCCCCCTGCTGCGCGGATCCTCGACCTCACCCTGGGATTGGGCGGCCACGCCGAGGCGCTGTTGGCCAAGGCCGATGCAGCCTCCCGCTACCTGGGAGTGGACCGCGACCCCGAGGCCCGTGCCCTGGCCACCAAGCGGCTGGGTTCCGATGGTCGGCTCAGCCTGCTGGCCAGTGCCTACGAAGATCTCTGGGAAGACAGCCACTTCCAGGCCTGGAAGGCCGCGCAAGCCCCCGATGGCTTCGACGCCATCCTGGCCGACTTGGGCGTGTCCACCCTTCAGCTCCGAAGCCCCGAACGGGGCTTCAGTTTCCGGGATGAGGGGCCCTTGGACATGCGCATGGACCAGGAGCATGGTCTTTCCGCCCGGGCCTGGATCGCCGAGCAGACGGACGAAAGCCTGGCGGATGCCATCTACCAGTACGGCGAGGAGCGGGCCAGCCGTCCCATCGCCCGCGCCATCCTGCGGGCGCTGCATGAGGGGCGCCTGGAAACCACCCACGATCTGGCCAAGGCCGTCTACACCGTCATCCCCCGCGAGCCCGCCAAGCGCAAAGGCCACAGTGATCCGGCCACCCGCACCTTCCAGGGCATCCGCATCGCCGTGAACGGCGAGCTGGATCGTCTGGCCGCATCTCTTGAGGCGGCGGTTTCCCACCTGCGGGTGGGGGGGCGCCTGGCGGTCATCAGCTTCCACAGCCTGGAGGACCGCATCGTCAAGCAGACCCTCCGCCGCCTGGCGGGCATCTATGACGGCCCGGGACGCACCGCTCCCATCGAACTTCCCAAGGTTCTGAAACTCATCCATGCCGGTGGCATCGCGCCCAGCGAGGCCGAAGCCGCCGCGAATCCCCCCTCCCGGTCCGCCCGCCTGCGCGTGGCGGAGCGGATCGCTTGA
- a CDS encoding cobalamin B12-binding domain-containing protein: MSPAPIRVVIAKPGLDGHDRGAKVVARALRDAGMEVIYTGLRQTPAQIVAAVVQEDARVLGLSILSGAHNQIFPEVLRLLKAQGADDVLVFAGGIIPNDDVPGLKAQGIREIFQPGTNTDDIVAFIRKEVEA; the protein is encoded by the coding sequence ATGAGCCCAGCGCCCATCCGCGTCGTCATCGCCAAGCCCGGCCTGGACGGCCACGACCGCGGCGCCAAGGTGGTGGCCCGGGCCCTGCGGGACGCCGGCATGGAAGTGATCTACACCGGCCTGCGTCAGACGCCCGCCCAGATCGTGGCGGCGGTGGTGCAGGAGGATGCCCGGGTGCTCGGCCTCAGCATCCTCAGCGGCGCCCACAACCAGATCTTCCCGGAAGTGCTGCGCCTCCTCAAGGCGCAGGGCGCGGACGATGTGCTGGTCTTCGCCGGTGGCATCATCCCCAATGACGACGTGCCCGGCCTCAAGGCCCAGGGCATCCGTGAGATCTTCCAGCCCGGCACCAACACCGATGACATCGTGGCCTTCATCCGCAAGGAAGTCGAAGCCTGA
- a CDS encoding nucleoside-diphosphate sugar epimerase/dehydratase, whose translation MFVSPILRQAGKQVMDGFLAAMAWVIMESLVAGSNWSLKRMILWALTALAVGGLFQLTRHVYRLTDMRDALRLAAATLALAAVSLVMKVMAGPLSLYPLMPNIAFGAAILTGVFWGALRIGCRWWRETHAQPAAIPAPAEQRRNRTLIVGAGKAGALVLQELERHPELGYDVIGFVDDDATIHGDRAHGVRVLGGSDRLEAIVRKHNVTHAVLAIPSASGLVVRKLNAALQGLRVQIKTVPGLYNLLGTQVWKPVIRDVSIEDVLRRDPVRLNHSAMLQAVEGSVVLITGAGGSIGSELARQICNFKPKHLVLLGRGENSLWMIQQEIQRLFPTQPYSLELMDIRKRSGLRELFQIYRPDIVLHAAAHKHVPFLETHPAEAVLNNIFGTKNVVEAALESGVRSLVSISTDKAVNPTNVLGASKRIAECIVLEASKKAQPGKSFVSVRFGNVLGSRGSVVPIFVEQIERGGPITVTHPEMTRYFMTIPEASQLVLQAGLLGGTGKVYVLDMGEPVKIADLAADMVKLSGLTPGRDIEIRYTGLRPGEKLHEELFLDSERSSTTLHAKVFETNPHGIPPDKLQEGMEAFRKAITLPFRQRQPEIVRLLKWMVPTYTPSLLGVGRYGGHAWNRRKVNSSVPPEECRRKNPPSKDATAPWLVANKARIQIKDDTASRSIYSLEPWATPDEHDA comes from the coding sequence ATGTTTGTGAGTCCCATCCTGCGCCAGGCTGGAAAGCAGGTAATGGATGGATTCTTGGCTGCCATGGCCTGGGTGATCATGGAATCCCTGGTGGCCGGTTCCAACTGGTCCCTCAAGCGGATGATCCTGTGGGCCCTGACGGCCCTGGCCGTGGGCGGACTGTTCCAGTTGACCCGCCATGTCTACAGACTGACCGACATGCGCGACGCGCTGCGCCTGGCGGCGGCGACCCTGGCTCTTGCCGCCGTCTCCCTGGTGATGAAGGTGATGGCCGGGCCCCTCAGCCTCTATCCGCTGATGCCGAACATCGCCTTCGGGGCGGCCATCCTGACGGGGGTTTTCTGGGGCGCCCTCCGCATCGGCTGCCGTTGGTGGCGGGAGACCCATGCCCAACCGGCCGCCATCCCGGCACCCGCGGAGCAGCGCAGGAACCGGACCCTCATCGTGGGCGCAGGGAAGGCCGGTGCGCTGGTGCTGCAGGAACTGGAGCGCCATCCCGAGTTGGGCTACGACGTCATCGGGTTCGTGGATGACGATGCGACCATCCATGGCGACCGGGCCCATGGTGTCCGGGTTCTGGGGGGAAGTGACCGCCTGGAAGCCATCGTGCGTAAGCACAACGTGACCCATGCGGTGCTGGCCATTCCCAGCGCCTCGGGCCTGGTGGTTCGCAAGTTGAACGCGGCGCTCCAGGGCCTGCGGGTCCAGATCAAGACGGTGCCGGGCCTCTACAACCTGCTGGGAACCCAAGTCTGGAAGCCGGTCATCCGCGATGTCTCCATCGAGGATGTGCTCCGCCGCGACCCGGTGCGCCTCAACCACTCGGCCATGCTTCAGGCGGTGGAAGGCTCGGTGGTGCTCATCACCGGGGCAGGCGGCTCCATTGGCAGCGAACTGGCCCGGCAGATTTGCAACTTCAAACCCAAGCACCTGGTCCTGCTGGGCCGGGGCGAAAACAGCCTGTGGATGATCCAGCAGGAAATCCAGCGGCTCTTCCCGACCCAGCCCTATTCCCTCGAACTCATGGACATCCGGAAGCGCTCGGGCCTGCGGGAGCTCTTCCAGATCTACCGGCCGGACATCGTGCTCCACGCCGCCGCCCACAAACATGTGCCTTTCCTCGAAACCCATCCGGCCGAGGCGGTGCTCAACAACATTTTTGGCACCAAGAACGTGGTGGAGGCGGCCCTGGAATCCGGTGTGCGGAGCCTGGTCAGCATCTCCACGGACAAGGCTGTGAACCCCACCAATGTGCTGGGCGCCTCCAAGCGCATCGCGGAATGCATTGTGTTGGAGGCCTCCAAGAAGGCCCAGCCCGGCAAGAGCTTTGTCAGCGTGCGCTTCGGCAACGTGCTGGGCAGCCGGGGCAGCGTGGTGCCCATCTTCGTGGAGCAGATCGAGCGCGGCGGCCCCATCACCGTCACCCACCCGGAGATGACCCGCTATTTCATGACCATCCCCGAAGCCAGCCAGCTGGTCCTCCAGGCGGGTCTGCTGGGCGGCACGGGCAAGGTCTATGTCCTCGACATGGGTGAACCCGTGAAGATCGCGGATCTGGCCGCGGACATGGTCAAGCTATCTGGCCTCACGCCCGGCCGGGACATCGAGATTCGCTACACAGGGCTCCGGCCCGGAGAGAAGCTTCACGAGGAGCTCTTTCTGGATTCGGAGCGGTCCAGCACGACCCTGCACGCCAAGGTTTTCGAGACCAACCCGCACGGCATTCCACCCGACAAGCTGCAGGAAGGCATGGAGGCTTTCCGGAAGGCCATCACACTGCCCTTCCGGCAGCGTCAGCCCGAGATCGTCCGTCTGCTCAAGTGGATGGTGCCCACCTACACGCCCTCCCTGCTCGGCGTGGGGCGCTATGGCGGCCATGCATGGAACCGCCGGAAGGTGAACAGTTCTGTTCCCCCTGAGGAATGCCGCCGGAAGAACCCGCCCAGCAAGGACGCCACCGCGCCCTGGCTGGTGGCCAACAAGGCCAGGATCCAGATCAAGGACGATACGGCCAGCCGCTCCATCTATTCGCTGGAGCCATGGGCGACCCCTGACGAGCACGACGCTTGA
- a CDS encoding tRNA (cytidine(34)-2'-O)-methyltransferase — MFHIILHQPEIPQNTGSIGRLCVNNGAKLHLVHPLGFETTDYYLRRAGLDYWEKLDPTHYTDWNDFLARNPAQRLWFFTTKGARRHTQVPWAYGDGLVFGKETMGLPEDILAAHADNLVRIPMLGDHHRSLNQAQAAAIGLYEALRQTENW; from the coding sequence ATGTTCCACATCATCTTGCACCAGCCTGAGATTCCGCAAAACACCGGCAGCATCGGCCGCCTCTGTGTGAACAACGGCGCCAAGCTGCACCTGGTCCACCCCCTGGGTTTCGAGACCACGGACTACTACCTGCGGCGTGCGGGCCTCGACTACTGGGAGAAGCTCGACCCCACCCACTACACCGACTGGAACGATTTCCTCGCCCGCAATCCCGCCCAGCGGCTGTGGTTCTTCACCACCAAGGGCGCCCGGCGCCACACGCAGGTGCCCTGGGCCTACGGCGATGGCCTGGTCTTCGGCAAGGAGACCATGGGCCTGCCTGAAGACATCCTGGCCGCCCACGCAGACAACCTGGTGCGCATCCCCATGCTGGGCGATCACCACCGCAGCCTCAATCAAGCCCAGGCCGCAGCCATTGGCCTTTATGAGGCCCTGAGGCAGACTGAGAACTGGTAA
- a CDS encoding division/cell wall cluster transcriptional repressor MraZ: MLRLRGNSPATVDEKGRLKLPSSFKAELEAFAQGEGSGALREGAGSLRHYLTSLDGRSARLYPLPVWEAIEARLAALPSTSPAKRKFLETTAYFGSEVEPDAQGRFVIPPILREAAQLMGEVAVLGQMDHLALWNKAGFERRLAAEPLNAEDLAQLADLGI, from the coding sequence GTGCTGCGACTTCGCGGAAACTCACCGGCCACAGTGGATGAGAAGGGCCGCCTCAAGTTGCCCTCTTCTTTCAAGGCCGAGTTGGAGGCCTTCGCCCAGGGCGAAGGGAGCGGAGCTTTGCGCGAAGGCGCCGGGTCCCTGCGGCACTACCTGACCTCGCTGGATGGCCGTTCGGCCCGCCTCTATCCCCTGCCGGTCTGGGAGGCCATCGAAGCCCGCCTCGCCGCCCTGCCTTCCACCAGCCCCGCCAAGCGCAAGTTCCTGGAGACCACCGCCTACTTCGGCAGCGAGGTAGAGCCCGACGCCCAGGGCCGCTTCGTCATTCCGCCCATCCTTCGCGAGGCCGCCCAGCTCATGGGCGAAGTCGCGGTGCTGGGGCAGATGGATCATCTGGCCCTGTGGAACAAGGCCGGCTTCGAGCGCCGCCTGGCGGCCGAGCCCCTCAACGCCGAGGATCTGGCGCAGCTCGCGGACCTGGGGATCTGA
- a CDS encoding bacteriohemerythrin, with protein MAYMHWRAELEVGHGQIDREHQSLVEVLNRLHAAMKQGKGREEIEKVLVFLKDYTVGHFRAEEALMMTHAYPEAAAHIAIHADLIRQVKDLIADHQSGKALLTASVLEFLEDWLVKHIMGEDKAFGAFLKSKGITA; from the coding sequence ATGGCCTACATGCATTGGCGGGCGGAACTGGAAGTCGGCCACGGACAGATTGATCGCGAGCACCAATCCCTGGTGGAAGTGCTCAACCGCCTGCATGCCGCCATGAAGCAAGGCAAGGGCAGAGAAGAGATTGAGAAGGTGCTGGTGTTCCTCAAGGACTACACCGTGGGCCACTTCAGAGCCGAGGAGGCCCTGATGATGACCCACGCCTACCCCGAGGCGGCGGCACACATCGCCATTCATGCCGACCTGATCAGACAGGTGAAGGACCTCATCGCCGATCACCAATCCGGGAAGGCCCTGCTCACCGCCTCCGTGCTGGAATTCCTGGAGGATTGGCTGGTCAAACACATCATGGGCGAAGATAAGGCCTTCGGCGCCTTCTTGAAGAGCAAGGGCATCACGGCCTGA
- a CDS encoding histidine triad nucleotide-binding protein — protein MNAPASECLFCKIARKEIPAALVYEDDTLLAFKDIFPQAPVHVLIIPKAHCEGLGDLTTETAAAAARIPQVAAQLARDLGVMTGGWRLLNNCGPDSGQTVFHLHFHLLGGKALGGRLCQ, from the coding sequence ATGAATGCCCCTGCGAGCGAGTGCCTGTTCTGCAAGATCGCGCGGAAGGAGATTCCCGCGGCCCTGGTGTATGAAGACGATACCCTGCTCGCCTTCAAGGACATCTTCCCGCAGGCGCCGGTCCATGTGCTGATCATTCCCAAGGCCCATTGCGAGGGGTTGGGGGATCTGACGACCGAAACGGCCGCCGCGGCGGCGCGCATTCCCCAGGTGGCGGCTCAGCTGGCCAGGGATCTCGGCGTCATGACCGGAGGCTGGCGCCTGCTCAACAATTGCGGCCCCGACTCAGGCCAGACGGTCTTCCACTTGCATTTCCACCTGCTGGGGGGCAAAGCCCTGGGCGGGCGGCTCTGCCAGTAG